The Pollutimonas sp. M17 sequence GGCCACGCCTTGCATATCTGACCCGTGCCGAAATATCTGACGCTACAATCGGCTTTCCGCTGAGAACGGCCAGAACGAGAGCGAGCATTCCCATGACCCAGGCGTCTCCATCACAAGGAACCCAGCAGCCCCGGCTGGAGTTCGTCATGTGCGCAAGCCCCGCGGGCACGCACCGCATGGCGTATTGGGAGTGGGGCGATCCGGACAACGACAGGGTCCTGCTGTGCGTGCACGGACTGACGCGCACGGGCCGCGATTTCGATCAACTGGCGCGGCGCCTGTCATCCCGCTATCGGGTGGTCTGCCCCGATGTCGTGGGCCGGGGCAAGTCCGATTGGCTGATCAATGCCGCCGGCTATGTCGTGCCGCAATACGTGGCCGACATGCTGACCCTGATCGCGCGGCTCGATCCCGCGCAGTTGGACTGGGTGGGCACGTCCATGGGCGGCCTGATCGGCATGGGCCTGGCCGGAACGCTGGCCATGTCGGCCGCGGGCAGGCCGGCGCGCGGCCCCTTCGGCCTCCCGGCCGAGCAAACCCTGCGCCTGGGCAAGATGGTGTTCAACGATATCGGACCCAGCCTCAGCTTTCCCGGGCTTGTCCGCATTGCCGAGTATGTCGGGCAGCCCATGCAGTTCGCCACATTCGCGCAGGCGGTCGATTATGTGCGCAGCGTATCGGCCGGATTCGGCCAGCACGACCGCCAGGGCTGGGAAGAACTGACCCGGCATGTATTCAATCAGCAGGGCGACCAATGGGTCAAGCATTACGACCTGCGCATCGCCGAGCCTTTCGCCGGGCAGTCCGAAGACGGGGTGAGGGCGTCCGAAGCCGTGTTGTGGGCGGCCTACGAAAGCATTGCATCGCCTATACTGATCGTTCGGGGCGAGCAATCCGACCTGCTTACCTCGGAGACCGCCAAGCGCATGCTCGAACGCAATCCTCGCGCCAGTCTGCACAGCGTGCCCAAGGTCGGCCATGCACCCACGCTGCGCAGCGACGACGAGATCGATCCCGTCGCGCATTTCCTGCTGGCGCAAGCGGCGTAAACTGTTTTAACGTATTCAACCGGAGTCCAGGTATCAAGGTCGATCTGCATTGTCATTCCACGATTTCCGACGGCGTCCTGTCGCCCGCGCAGGTCGCTGCGCGCGCGCATGCCAACGGCGTGGAGCTTTGGGCGCTGACGGATCACGACGAGCTTTCAGGCCTGGCCGAGGCCAGGCGCAGCGCCCAGGCCTTGGGCATGTCCTTCATTACCGGGGTGGAGATCTCGGTCACCTTCGCCGGCCATACCGTGCATATACTCGGCCTGGGTGTCGATGAAGGCGACACCGCCCTGCGGGCAGGGCTGGACGGCATACGGCAGGGCCGCGCCGTGCGCGCGCGCGAAATGGCCGACAGGCTGACGGCGCTGGGCATACCGGGCAGCTACGAGGGCGCCTTGCCCTATGCCGCCAACCCGTCCCTGATCAGCCGCACCCACTTCGCCCGCTTCCTGGTCGACAGCGGCCATTGCAAGACCATGCAGGCGGTGTTCGACAATTACCTGGGCGACGGCAAGCCGGCCAACGTTCCCGTCCATTGGTCCACCCTGGAGCAGGCCGTGGGCTGGATCGTCGGAGCGGGCGGCCGCGCCGCCATCGCCCATCCGGGCCGCTACGACTACACGCCCTTGCAATTCGACGCCTTGTTCGATCGGTTCAAGGAACTGGGCGGCACGGCCATCGAAGTCGTGACCGGCAGCCACACGCCGGACCAGTATGCCGAGTACGCGGGCGTTGCGCGCCGCTACGGCTTTCTGGCTTCTTGCGGATCGGATTTCCACAGCCCCAAAGAGGGCAAGCTCGACTTGGGACAAATCCCCGCCTTGCCCGCCGACCTGAAGCCCATCTGGCACGATTGGGCCTGAAGCTTCGGCTGTCGGCTCCGTCCCCTGGTTTTTCCATACCGTTTTCCGTATTGCCATGAATAAAGCCTTTGTCAAAGAGTCCGAGAACGACGATGACGACGACCTGGGCCCCGAAGCGGTGAAGCTGCCCGCGGGCACCAAGAACTACATCACCACGCAGGGCTATGGACGCCTGCGCGACGAACTGGCCCACCTGATGAATGAAGAGCGTCCCTCGGTCGTGCAGGTGGTGTCGTGGGCGGCGTCCAACGGCGACCGTTCCGAGAACGGCGACTACCTGTACGGCAAGAAGCGCCTGCGCGAGATCGACCGGCGCATGCGTTTCCTGACCAAGCGCCTGGAGATCGCCGAAGTGGTCGATCCGGCCGCCCAGCCCAACAAGGACCAGGTTTTTTTTGGGGCAACCGTGGTGTATTCCGACAAGGCCGGCGAGGAGTTCCGCGTGACCATCGTCGGCGTGGACGAGGCCGAGCCGCTGCAAGGCCGGATCAGCTGGATTTCGCCGGTGGCCCGGGCGCTGCTCAAGGCGCGCGAAGGCGATACGGTCACCTTGCGCACGCCGGCCGGCATCGACGAACTCGATATCCTGGAAGTGATCTATCCGGATCACTGAGGACACCGGCCCGCGATAAGCCTTCTGTGTACGGCAAACAGGTAAAATGGGGCATTTCCCCCTCTTTTTCCGCATTGCATTGTGACTTCTATCCAGTATTTCCTTGGTTCCCCCGTCTTGTCGCCGTTTCGCCGTGAACGCCTGCTGAAACGGTTTGCCGACCTTGGCCTGCCGGTCGCCGACATCAACGGCCTTTACGAACACTATGTCTGGACCGACGAGGCCTTGAGCCAGCCGGACCAGAACCGGCTGGAGCAATTGCTGGATTACGGTGTCGCCGGCGATACAAGCAAGGAAAGCAAGAACTCATTGGTGTTGCGGGTGATTCCCCGCCTGGGCACGGTATCGCCCTGGGCCAGCAAGGCAAGCGACATCGCGCACAACTGCGGTTTGTCGGCGGTACGCCGCATCGAACGGGGCATACGCTATGTGGTGACGCCGTCCCGCGGGCTGCTGGGCGCCAGGCCGCTGGATGCCGCGCAACTGGAAAAGATCGCCGCCTGCCTGCACGACCGCATGACCGAGACCGTGGTCGATGCCTCGTTCGATGGCAGAGCCCTGTTCGCCTCGCTCCCGGGCAAGCCCATACAGACCATAGACGTGGTCGGCAAAGGCCAGGCGGCGCTCATCGAGGCCAACGGCGCCCTGGGCCTGGCCCTTTCCGACGATGAAATCGAATACCTGGAAGCCGCCTTCCGGCAACTGGGCCGCAATCCCACCGACGTCGAATTG is a genomic window containing:
- a CDS encoding alpha/beta fold hydrolase, with the protein product MTQASPSQGTQQPRLEFVMCASPAGTHRMAYWEWGDPDNDRVLLCVHGLTRTGRDFDQLARRLSSRYRVVCPDVVGRGKSDWLINAAGYVVPQYVADMLTLIARLDPAQLDWVGTSMGGLIGMGLAGTLAMSAAGRPARGPFGLPAEQTLRLGKMVFNDIGPSLSFPGLVRIAEYVGQPMQFATFAQAVDYVRSVSAGFGQHDRQGWEELTRHVFNQQGDQWVKHYDLRIAEPFAGQSEDGVRASEAVLWAAYESIASPILIVRGEQSDLLTSETAKRMLERNPRASLHSVPKVGHAPTLRSDDEIDPVAHFLLAQAA
- a CDS encoding 3',5'-nucleoside bisphosphate phosphatase produces the protein MKVDLHCHSTISDGVLSPAQVAARAHANGVELWALTDHDELSGLAEARRSAQALGMSFITGVEISVTFAGHTVHILGLGVDEGDTALRAGLDGIRQGRAVRAREMADRLTALGIPGSYEGALPYAANPSLISRTHFARFLVDSGHCKTMQAVFDNYLGDGKPANVPVHWSTLEQAVGWIVGAGGRAAIAHPGRYDYTPLQFDALFDRFKELGGTAIEVVTGSHTPDQYAEYAGVARRYGFLASCGSDFHSPKEGKLDLGQIPALPADLKPIWHDWA
- the greB gene encoding transcription elongation factor GreB, which codes for MNKAFVKESENDDDDDLGPEAVKLPAGTKNYITTQGYGRLRDELAHLMNEERPSVVQVVSWAASNGDRSENGDYLYGKKRLREIDRRMRFLTKRLEIAEVVDPAAQPNKDQVFFGATVVYSDKAGEEFRVTIVGVDEAEPLQGRISWISPVARALLKAREGDTVTLRTPAGIDELDILEVIYPDH